The proteins below come from a single Rhizobium sp. BT04 genomic window:
- a CDS encoding TfuA-like protein, with translation MKVIFAGPTLHGAILPSNTDYELRPPARQGDFFRAIQDGANIIGLIDGIYEYVPAIWHKEILFGLSQGVHIFGAASMGALRAAECSAFGMVGLGEIYEGFASGVLENDADVAQSHAPAEMGFLPLSEPLVNVRATISQCLQRAQITSAEHDQLQNAAVGIFFKDRTYRRVVRSAIQDADRVGAVLAVLRANNVNLKLRDAQLLVETVISMPDCRFIPEFSWRFEATSVWNAMFPTIESP, from the coding sequence ATGAAAGTGATCTTTGCGGGACCGACACTCCATGGTGCCATTTTGCCGTCAAATACTGACTATGAGCTTCGTCCCCCCGCAAGGCAGGGTGATTTCTTCAGAGCCATTCAAGACGGCGCCAACATTATCGGGCTCATTGACGGCATTTACGAGTATGTTCCTGCCATCTGGCATAAGGAGATTCTGTTTGGACTTTCTCAGGGCGTCCATATCTTCGGAGCTGCGAGCATGGGGGCGCTGCGAGCAGCGGAGTGTTCCGCGTTCGGCATGGTCGGCCTCGGAGAAATCTATGAGGGCTTTGCAAGCGGCGTATTGGAAAACGATGCGGATGTCGCTCAATCACATGCTCCGGCTGAAATGGGATTCCTTCCCCTCAGTGAACCTCTTGTCAACGTTCGCGCGACGATTTCGCAATGTTTGCAACGCGCGCAGATTACGAGCGCTGAACACGATCAATTGCAGAACGCCGCAGTGGGGATCTTCTTCAAGGATCGGACCTATCGCCGCGTTGTGCGATCTGCGATTCAGGACGCTGATCGCGTGGGTGCTGTGCTGGCAGTCCTGCGTGCCAACAATGTCAATTTGAAGCTACGCGACGCACAACTGCTTGTCGAAACCGTGATCAGCATGCCGGATTGCCGCTTTATTCCTGAATTCAGTTGGAGGTTCGAAGCGACCAGCGTTTGGAACGCGATGTTTCCAACAATAGAATCGCCCTGA